In Carassius gibelio isolate Cgi1373 ecotype wild population from Czech Republic chromosome B19, carGib1.2-hapl.c, whole genome shotgun sequence, one DNA window encodes the following:
- the LOC127978663 gene encoding trichohyalin-like, with amino-acid sequence MSLSALPEWKQLLLERKRREEEERERQEREEEERLASMPAWKRGIIQRRRAKQDEEREREKERDGGQQTPDILGITEEIITEQVERKFTLHLQNDQTGYKVHKQISKETISPIQQNPFIRSENSFRRDNRGKVVNKDGENEYKKSANNRRRERNEETEKEIWRGRDVEMWVEKMGHKSEERERDRSIGGESSEAESSTSLFSSVVGLRTIQANNIIIIEKDKKGKQKLDKRENEAEEEQKRMRMDLREFLAGGGSVTEITASEVLIIKPPITDGRRETETIGIPERGSEHLEKEGIWSSMRMTSRTVMQKAERVLNHRTLECSGRVSQLLSRFGEHPKPPTRSKSIECFNQTGKNQARYSTGDPFVQEDQSTEEMDTSPTFRGLPKRSFSFSDRVVCQQETRDCEEKTDFKKVERSYSERRVKTRVTDQSGSEPKVTRRWGRPKPDEVIHEKRQKERRVENKRNDSVHGETEEWMSSVDGEGFTLASVKMPDEVVFAQRVPIKHDGRESSSERKIKKVREENEREIIIDKEIHRDKSQVERETTVRQRPIEFQTKATQESEERCNMDEITVAVLKQPHGIYIPILDDSIIDFPAEIQHQCVNTPSADSSCPTTAYVEQTVLTQHTEDLVCEIVKVQSDRELKRAGCEFSHGDMESPSDEMGNQDQKEHRQYQSFPKQATEEKHFTSEPQQQTVTLNQSKLCTQERITIPRTVFYGVDISAERRRASHPAGDKQDGGQVERRGSWKAVRPLTRVESLRERIRQQEKERRDDDKEEGSREAVGTSRQQEETTLQTLRLFDVTQDVNMTKASPQLPVPVSLSLLQSASTEREVGELSRDVSESNICPREAERNVEERGTCIAWKSQEFNKREEEREEESLEEGYLPPSLSPSPPLSDSLDAMSRIYNLKTVGSRTVFISERKADMPSHSGAQGMYNPIRQSPSPDILPETAKLWNHGRDSHKNEMMASTGAQMVQRQVERLQLRQQEAGCGTNNDKKAQPTMESCPLVEPEIRVAEGQKKPDILRETQKSQTSTSPRFPQAQQKVQSQPPKPQQVRSFTVNARNTESAENSQKPPEQNSQSSSSPCTASPSSSPSPPLFSIRSASGGPGKRGTTITITPRRPAGAALSGDIPTVTPAVPKAAPQGHITTPAPNSTKEPGKKRYPKAEEIEVIGGYQNLERSCLVKSKGTPKAVKVCFDEAELERVCEYPSEDCALASLPSSPHDEQDAEGPEEDEDEESAALVSRSGVNESAGRARFLKVDESCKRLSK; translated from the exons ATGTCTCTCTCTGCTTTACCGGAATGGAAACAGCTGCTACTGGAGCGAAAgcgaagagaggaggaggagagagagagacaggagagGGAAGAAGAGGAGCGGCTGGCCAGCATGCCGGCTTGGAAGCGAGGGATCATCCAGAGAAGGAGGGCAAAGCAGGAtgaggaaagagagagggagaaagagagagatggaggacaGCAAACTCCAGATATATTGGGTATTACTGAGGAGATTATCACGGAGCAGGTGGAGCGTAAATTCACACTTCACCTCCAGAATGATCAAACTGGGTATAAAGTGCATAAACAGATATCCAAAGAAACCATCAGCCCCATCCAACAGAACCCCTTCATTCGTTCTGAGAACAGCTTTAGGAGAGATAACAGAGGGAAGGTGGTGAATAAAGATGgagaaaatgaatataaaaagtcTGCCAATAATagaaggagagaaagaaatgagGAAACGGAGAAGGAGATTTGGAGAGGacgtgatgtagagatgtgggtcGAGAAGATGGGACATAAAAGTGAGGAAAGAGAGCGAGACAGAAGCATTGGGGGAGAAAGCAGTGAGGCAGAGAGTAGTACATCCCTGTTTTCTTCAGTCGTAGGTCTTCGCACCATCCAGGCAAACAATATTATCATTATTGAGAAAGACAAAAAAGGTAAGCAAAAACTGGATAAGAGAGAAAACGAGGCTGAGGAGGAACAGAAAAGGATGAGGATGGATTTGAGGGAGTTTCTTGCTGGTGGAGGGAGCGTGACGGAAATTACGGCCTCTGAAGTATTAATCATCAAACCTCCCATTACGGACGGGAGAAGGGAAACAGAGACAATAGGGATCCCAGAGAGAGGGAGCGAGCATTTAGAGAAAGAGGGGATATGGTCCTCTATGCGAATGACGTCGAGGACAGTCATGCAAAAAGCAGAGAGAGTCCTGAACCACAGGACTCTAGAGTGTAGTGGTCGGGTCAGTCAGCTGCTTAGTAGGTTCGGTGAACACCCAAAACCTCCAACGCGCTCCAAGAGCATTGAGTGCTTCAACCAAACAGGCAAAAACCAGGCCAGATACAGCACAGGAGACCCGTTTGTGCAGGAGGACCAGAGTACTGAAGAAATGGACACAAGTCCGACATTCAGGGGACTTCCCAAACGCTCCTTTAGCTTTTCTGACCGTGTGGTTTGCCAACAGGAGACTAGAGATTGTGAGGAAAAGACAGATTTTAAGAAGGTGGAGAGGTCGTATTCTGAACGCAGGGTCAAAACCAGGGTCACCGACCAATCAGGAAGTGAACCAAAGGTCACCAGGCGATGGGGACGACCCAAACCTGATGAAGTGATTCATGAAAAGAGACAAAAAGAAAGAAGGGTTGAAAATAAGAGGAACGACTCTGTTCATGGAGAGACAGAGGAATGGATGTCTAGTGTAGATGGAGAAGGCTTCACTTTGGCCTCTGTCAAAATGCCTGATGAAGTTGTGTTTGCACAACGAGTCCCTATCAAACATGATGGGAGAGAAAGCAGCTCAGAACGAAAGATTAAGAAAGTGAGAgaggagaatgagagagagataaTTATAGATAAAGAGATACACAGAGATAAGAGCCAAGTGGAGAGAGAGACGACGGTAAGACAGAGACCCATAGAATTCCAAACCAAAGCCACACAAGAATCTGAAGAGAGATGTAATATGGATGAAATAACCGTTGCAGTTTTGAAACAACCCCATGGCATATATATCCCAATCTTGGATGACAGTATTATAGATTTCCCTGCAGAAATTCAGCACCAATGTGTCAACACTCCCTCTGCGGACTCTAGTTGCCCAACTACAGCCTATGTTGAACAAACGGTCCTTACCCAACACACAGAAGATCTAGTCTGTGAAATAGTAAAAGTCCAATCAGACAGAGAACTCAAGAGGGCAGGGTGTGAGTTTTCACATGGAGACATGGAAAGTCCATCTGATGAAATGGGTAACCAGGATCAAAAAGAGCATCGACAGTATCAAAGCTTTCCAAAACAAGCAACTGAGGAAAAACATTTTACCTCAGAACCCCAACAACAAACTGTTACACTGAACCAAAGCAAACTCTGCACACAAGAGAGAATTACCATTCCCAGGACTGTATTTTATGGAGTCGATATATCAGCAGAAAGAAGGAGGGCAAGTCACCCTGCTGGGGATAAACAAGATGGAGGACAAGTGGAGAGGAGAGGGAGCTGGAAGGCTGTGCGACCTCTGACCCGAGTGGAGTCTCTGAGAGAGAGAATTCGCCAGCAAGAGAAGGAAAGACGAGATGATGACAAAGAAGAGGGCAGCAGAGAAGCAGTGGGAACTTCGAGACAACAGGAAGAAACCACATTACAGACTCTCAGACTGTTTGACGTCACACAGGACGTTAACATGACAAAGGCAAGCCCTCAGCTTCCTGTTCCTGTTTCTCTGTCACTCTTGCAGTCAGCTTCGACAGAAAGAGAAGTTGGGGAGCTCTCAAGAGATGTATCAGAGAGCAATATCTGCCCGAGGGAAGCAGAGAGGAATGTAGAGGAGCGAGGGACGTGCATCGCTTGGAAATCACAGGAGTTTAacaaaagagaagaggaaagagaggaagagTCGTTAGAGGAAGGGTAccttcctccctctctttctccctccccTCCACTTTCAGACTCATTGGACGCCATGAGCCGGATCTATAACCTAAAGACTGTGGGGTCTAGGACTGTGTTTATCAGCGAAAGGAAAGCTGATATGCCCTCACACAGCGGAGCTCAGGGTATGTACAACCCCATCAGACAATCACCGTCACCAGACATCTTGCCAGAAACTGCTAAGCTGTGGAATCATGGAAGGGATAGTCACAAAAACGAGATGATGGCGTCGACAGGTGCTCAGATGGTACAGCGGCAGGTGGAACGATTACAGCTGAGACAACAGGAAGCAGGATGTGGTACCAACAACGACAAAAAGGCACAGCCAACCATGGAGAGCTGTCCGCTTGTAGAACCAGAAATTAGGGTAGCTGAAGGCCAGAAGAAACCAGACATACTAAGAGAGACGCAGAAATCCCAAACATCTACAAGTCCCAGATTTCCACAAGCCCAACAGAAAGTCCAAAGCCAACCCCCTAAACCCCAGCAAGTCAGGTCATTCACAGTCAACGCCCGGAACACCGAATCAGCAGAAAACTCTCAGAAACCTCCAGAACAAAACTCTCAATCGTCATCCTCTCCATGCACCGCATCCCCCTCTTCTTCTCCATCTCCACCTCTCTTCTCCATTAGGAGTGCCTCAGGTGGACCAGGTAAGAGAGGAACGACCATCACAATCACCCCTAGAAGACCTGCGGGGGCAGCCTTGTCTGGTGACATCCCAACAGTCACCCCTGCAGTGCCCAAAGCAGCCCCCCAAGGCCATATAACCACCCCTGCTCCCAACAGCACCAAGGAGCCAGGCAAGAAACGGTATCCCAAAGCAGAAGAGATTGAGGTGATTGGAGGCTACCAGAACCTTGAACGGTCATGCTTGGTGAAAAGCAAAGGGACACCGAAAGCG GTGAAGGTGTGTTTCGACGAGGCTGAGctggagagagtgtgtgagtatcCTTCAGAAGACTGTGCGCTAGCATCGCTCCCTTCCTCTCCTCACGACGAGCAGGACGCCGAGGGACCGGAGGAGGACGAGGACGAGGAGAGCGCGGCGCTTGTCTCTCGCAGCGGTGTGAATGAGAGCGCAGGAAGGGCTCGGTTCCTCAAAGTGG ATGAATCCTGTAAACGACTTTCCAAATGA
- the nrm gene encoding nurim: MASVTFRDCFLCVSALITFVSVFVTGADFVRFVSFRAIYHNLSGAAPLCRDSVPWSVALRDVVVLKAVAVDVFLLVLFSVQHSLLAWTPVKQVCQKVFGVLSRSVYCFTTAAALQMLMQYWQPVTSAPCLWSVRTAPWDIWFPLICFILHFLCWAIICSILLIFDYPELLGIKQVYYECLGLGDPLLLKSERAQRLYAHLRHPVCVELLTVLWLLPTFPLDRLLLAVYLSVYLILAHSLDTQDCSYLRRQLRSKLQLFSAPLEGSDQSPSTNKTD, translated from the exons ATGGCGTCGGTGACTTTTCGCGACTGTTTTCTCTGCGTTTCTGCTTTAATTACCTTCGTGTCCGTGTTCGTGACCGGTGCAGACTTCGTTCGCTTCGTGTCGTTTCGTGCCATCTATCACAACCTGAGCGGGGCCGCGCCTCTGTGTCGAG ACTCTGTGCCCTGGTCCGTGGCTCTGCGGGATGTGGTGGTGCTGAAGGCGGTAGCTGTGGATGTTTTCCTTCTGGTCCTCTTCAGTGTCCAGCACAGTCTGCTGGCCTGGACTCCGGTGAAGCAGGTCTGTCAGAAAGTGTTTGGGGTTTTATCCAGATCCGTGTACTGCTTCACCACCGCCGCAGCACTGCAG ATGTTGATGCAGTACTGGCAGCCGGTCACCAGCGCCCCCTGCCTGTGGTCAGTGCGCACTGCACCCTGGGATATCTGGTTCCCGCTCATCTGTTTCATCTTACACTTCCTGTGCTGGGCCATCATCTGCAGTATCCTGCTCATCTTCGATTATCCCGAACTACTGGGCATCAAACAG GTGTATTATGAGTGTCTGGGTCTGGGCGACCCTCTCCTGCTGAAGTCTGAACGAGCGCAGCGGCTCTACGCTCACCTCAGGCATCCCGTCTGTGTGGAGCTGCTCACGGTGCTCTGGCTCCTCCCCACGTTCCCGCTGGACCGGCTCCTGCTGGCCGTGTACCTGTCCGTTTACCTGATCCTCGCTCACTCGCTGGACACCCAGGACTGCAGCTACCTGCGCCGCCAGCTCCGCAGCAAACTGCAGCTCTTCTCCGCACCACTGGAGGGCAGCGATCAGAGCCCCAGCACCAATAAGACCGACTGA